In the genome of Deltaproteobacteria bacterium, the window TGACGGGGCCGCGGTGAGCGACGAGACGCGCCTCGCGCTCGCGGCGCACGCGCCGTCCGAGCTCCTGCTCTTCGACCTCGCCTGACGCCTAGGCCGCATCGGCGGGCAGGCGGAAGCGGTAGAGCTCGGCGGCGTTCCAGGTCACGATGCGGTCGATCGTGCTCTCGGGCAGGCCCTCGAGCTGGCGCGCCAGCACCTCCTGCGAGTGCGGCCACGTGCCCTCCGGGTGCGGGTAGTCCGAGCCCCACATGAGGCAGCGGTCGCCGGTGAACGGTAGGTTCGCGATCCCGACGGGATCGTGCTGGAAGGTGACCGCGCCCTGCCGGCGGAAGTACTCGCTCGGCAGCAGCGCGAGCTTCGGCCGCACGAACATGTGGTGCTCGCGATACGCGTCGTCCATGGCGTGCAGTGCCCACGCGAGCCAGCCGCTCCCGCACTCCACCATGACGACGCGGAGCTTCGGATGCCGCTCGAGCACGCCCGAGCTGCAGAGGAAGGCGACCGTCTCCATCGGCCCGGCCACGGTGACGACGTAGTTGACGACGGCGCCGCCCGGCCCGTGCGCGGGCGTCTGCGTGCGGCCCGTGCCGGCGTGGAAGGTGAGCGGCACGCCGAGCTCCTCGGCCACGGCCCAGAGCGGCTCGTAGGCCGGGTCGTTGTAGGGGCGGAGGTCGACGTGCGCGGGCAGCATCGCGCCGCGAAAGCCGCGCTTCGCCGCGCGCCAGAGCTCCTTCACCGCCGCCGCCACGTCGTTCACGGGCAGCACGGCGACCGGGGCGAAGCGGTCCGAGGCAGCGATGAACCGCTCGGCCACCCAGTCGTTGTAGAGATGCGCCGTCTCGATCTGGAGCTCGGGGCTCCGGATGTGGAAGCAGCAGAAGAAGGCGAGGTTCGGGTAGATGACCTCCCCCCAGACGCCGTCCGTGTCGAGGTCACGGAGCCGCCCCGCGGGGTCGCTCGCGCCGGGCATGAAGGTCTTCTCCTCCGGCCGATCGGCCGGGCCGGCGGCCTTCGCCGGCGCCGGGAGGCGCCGCACGACCGCGTCCTCGACCAGAATGCACGACACGCCGTCGCGCTGCTCGACGCGGGGGCCGTGCGCGCGCAGGTGCTCGGGGAGCCCGCTCGTCCACAGGTCGAGCGGCTCCATCACGTGCGAGTCGGCCGAGATGAGGAGGCGGCTCACGCCCGCGCACGTATCGCCGCCCCGCACGTGCTGTCAACCTAGGCCGGTTGACGCGGCCGGGAGCCCGGGTGTTCCATGGGTGGCCATGCCGGACCGCCTCCAGCGCGCGCTCCGCCTCCTCTTCGCGGGCCTCGCGGTCGCATTTGCCACGACCGGGCTCCTCTTCTTCCTCTTCCCC includes:
- a CDS encoding amidohydrolase — encoded protein: MSRLLISADSHVMEPLDLWTSGLPEHLRAHGPRVEQRDGVSCILVEDAVVRRLPAPAKAAGPADRPEEKTFMPGASDPAGRLRDLDTDGVWGEVIYPNLAFFCCFHIRSPELQIETAHLYNDWVAERFIAASDRFAPVAVLPVNDVAAAVKELWRAAKRGFRGAMLPAHVDLRPYNDPAYEPLWAVAEELGVPLTFHAGTGRTQTPAHGPGGAVVNYVVTVAGPMETVAFLCSSGVLERHPKLRVVMVECGSGWLAWALHAMDDAYREHHMFVRPKLALLPSEYFRRQGAVTFQHDPVGIANLPFTGDRCLMWGSDYPHPEGTWPHSQEVLARQLEGLPESTIDRIVTWNAAELYRFRLPADAA